From Diospyros lotus cultivar Yz01 chromosome 4, ASM1463336v1, whole genome shotgun sequence, a single genomic window includes:
- the LOC127799995 gene encoding AP-4 complex subunit mu: protein MISQFFVLSQRGDNIVFRDYRGDVQKGSAEIFFRKVKFWKEDGGEEAPPVFNVDGVNYFHVKVVGLLFVATTRANVSPSFLLELLQRIARVIKDYLGVLNEDSLRKNFVLVYELLDEVIDFGYVLTTSTEVLKSYVFNEPIVVEAARLPTLGPAGIFMQGNKRMPGTAVTKSVVANEPGGRKREEIFVDIIEKISITFSSSGYILTSEIDGTIQMKSYLTGNPEIRLALNEELSIGRGGRSIYDYSGSSGSGAVILDDCNFHESVHLDSFDMDRTLTLVPPDGEFPVMNYRITQEFRPPFHINALIEEAGPLKGEVIIKVRAEFASSITANTIVVQMPVPMYTSRVSFELEPGAVGQMTDFKESNKRLEWSIKKIVGGSEHTLRAKLTFSQESHGNITKEAGPVSMTFTIPMYNTSRLQVKYLQIAKKSNTYNPYRWVRYVTQANSYVARI from the exons ATGATCTCGCAGTTCTTCGTCCTGTCGCAGAGAGGCGACAACATTGTCTTCCGCGATT ACCGTGGTGATGTACAAAAAGGAAGTGCAGAGATATTTTTCCGCAAAGTGAAGTTCTGGAAGGAGGATGGGGGAGAGGAGGCTCCACCTGTCTTT AATGTGGATGGTGTGAACTACTTCCATGTGAAGGTTGTTGGATTGCTGTTTGTTGCAACCACAAGAGCCAATGTATCCCCGTCGTTTCTGTTGGAACTTCTACAGAGGATTGCTCGTGTCATCAAAGATTACCTTGGTGTCCTCAATGAAGATTCACTACGGAAAAATTTTGTACTTGTGTATGAGTTACTTGATGAAGTTATT GATTTTGGTTATGTGCTAACGACATCCACAGAAGTTTTGAAGTCCTATGTATTTAATGAGCCAATTGTGGTTGAAGCTGCACGCTTGCCAACCCTTGGCCCTGCTGGCATCTTTATG CAAGGGAACAAAAGAATGCCAGGAACAGCTGTCACGAAATCTGTCGTAGCAAACGAGCCTGGGGGTCGGAAGAGGGAGGAAATTTTTGTagatataattgagaaaataagcATTACGTTCAGCTCTAGT GGATATATACTGACTTCTGAGATTGATGGCACCattcaaatgaagagttatcTCACTGGCAATCCAGAAATCCGGTTAGCCCTCAATGAGGAGTTGAGCATAGGAAGAGGCGGGAGATCAATCTATG ATTATAGTGGTTCCTCTGGATCTGGAGCAGTGATTTTAGATGATTGCAATTTCCATGAATCTGTACATCTTGATAGCTTTGATATGGACAGAACTCTGACTTTG GTGCCACCAGATGGTGAATTTCCTGTCATGAATTACCGTATTACTCAGGAATTCCGGCCTCCTTTTCATATCAATGCATTGATTGAAGAAGCTGGACCACTTAAG GGTGAAGTGATTATTAAAGTGCGTGCTGAATTTGCCTCAAGCATCACAGCAAACACTATTGTAGTGCAGATGCCAGTACCAATGTATACCTCCAG AGTTAGTTTTGAGTTGGAACCTGGTGCAGTTGGACAAATGACTGATTTTAAGGAGTCAAATAAGAGACTTGAATGGAGTATAAAAAAG ATTGTTGGTGGATCTGAACATACACTGCGTGCAAAGCTGACATTTTCACAGGAATCACATG gAAACATCACAAAGGAAGCTGGACCTGTGAGCATGACCTTTACAATACCAATGTATAACACCTCAAGGCTTCAG GTGAAGTACTTGCAGATCGCAAAGAAATCTAATACATACAATCCATATCGGTGGGTGAGATATGTTACACAAGCGAATTCTTATGTTGCTCGTATATGA